CGGTCTATGATATGGCGCTTATCGCAAAAGCTGCCATTAATAATGAAACATTCAAAAAAATAACCAATACGAGAACCTATGTTATTCCACCCACTAATATACAGGAAGAAACAAGGTATCTGGCAAATCATCATAAGTTTATTAAAGGTGATATGTCTTTTGACGGTGCAATCGGTGGTAAAACCGGATATACTTCAAAAGCTAAATATACTTTAGTAACTTTTGCCGAACGAAACGGAATGACCTTAATCAGCGTTATTATGTTCTGTGATTCGATTGCTAATGAATACGCAGATACAAAGGCTTTATTAAACTTTGGCTTTGATAATTTTAACATATATAATATAGCAGATTCTGAGAATCCTGGTAATACCAGTTCAAATTCTCTGTTTACAAAGTATGTACCTTTATTTGATCTTAAAACCTCATGTATACAGCTTAGCAACTCAGGTAATATCATTCTCCCTAATGGTGCAGCCTATGAGGAAGCTGAAAAAGAAGTTGATTTTATACCCATAAAAGAAATAAAGACAGGCGATAATGTCATAGGCAATATACAATATACCTATGACGGAAATTTAGTTGGATCGACTAACATTATTTATAAGGAAGATATTACTGTTTCCAAATTAGAAAATTCCTTCATACCTGTCACAACCCATGTGGATAGCACAATCATTACTTCAGATGATGAAAACAGCATTAAACCAATTATAATAGGAATTATTATTGGCGTAATTGCTCTTTCCTTTACTTTGTATATTGTCATTGTAGAGTTGCCTTACCGAAGGAGAAGAAAT
The nucleotide sequence above comes from Anaerocolumna cellulosilytica. Encoded proteins:
- a CDS encoding D-alanyl-D-alanine carboxypeptidase family protein is translated as MKKTLILISALCLLFNNTAVTFAMAQSTYNAATSGINHTIENKNTTVKTTKTKETKVSAWPENQPQVNSEAALVMEASTGAILYSKNPHETYYPASITKILTTLLAIENSSLNETVTFSKKAVYDVDLRSSRIGIDVGEKLTMEQSLYGVMLESANEVSYAVAEHVSGTVDAFSDLMNKKAKELGCMDSNFTNPHGLPDENHYTSVYDMALIAKAAINNETFKKITNTRTYVIPPTNIQEETRYLANHHKFIKGDMSFDGAIGGKTGYTSKAKYTLVTFAERNGMTLISVIMFCDSIANEYADTKALLNFGFDNFNIYNIADSENPGNTSSNSLFTKYVPLFDLKTSCIQLSNSGNIILPNGAAYEEAEKEVDFIPIKEIKTGDNVIGNIQYTYDGNLVGSTNIIYKEDITVSKLENSFIPVTTHVDSTIITSDDENSIKPIIIGIIIGVIALSFTLYIVIVELPYRRRRNAYWEKKRRRGTCSKRDYVDF